Proteins from one Mustela erminea isolate mMusErm1 chromosome 20, mMusErm1.Pri, whole genome shotgun sequence genomic window:
- the LOC116580454 gene encoding mesothelin-like isoform X2 translates to MAMRTAQPAWGSWGTSAGGSLLLLLLSLGWAFPSRAQAADLRLGVMTSWLQGTSQVLSWWRPELSVVLSRDRRDTDSKVCPPSRKAHVIDENLVFYEEWELEACVDGALVAAQMDRVNMVPFTYQQLDVFKRKLDEFYPQGYPESLTQNLSYFFLELSPADIRKWNVTSLETVKSLLQVSKGQKRDAQVAALIARYVAGGGELDQATLDMLATFRPAYLCFLSLEQLRSVQHSVLWAAGPQDLDACRPLQMAVLYPRARTAFQTVSGPEYFSRIKPFLGGASTEDLRALSSQKVNMDVATFQKLQTEAVLPLTIAEVQNLLGPNLVGLKAEQERSPVRDWIVRQQQDDLDSLGLGLHGGLPNGYLVMDLRLREALSGGARLVGPRTVLTAIPTLLLALIPK, encoded by the exons ATGGCCATGCGAACCGCCCAGCCCGCCTGGGGGTCCTGGGGCACCTCCGCCGGCGgcagcctcctgctcctgcttctcAGCCTCG ggtGGGCATTTCCTTCCAGGGCCCAGGCTGCAGACTTGAGACTG GGTGTCATGACCTCATGGCTGCAGGGTACCTCCCAGGTCTTGTCCTGGTGGCGACCTGAGCTATCTGTCGTCCTCTCGCGGGACCGGAGGGACACAGACA GCAAGGTCTGCCCGCCCTCGAGGAAGGCCCACGTGATAGATGAAAACCTTGTCTTCTACGAGGAGTGGGAGCTGGAGGCCTGTGTGGATGGGGCCCTGGTGGCCGCTCAGATGGACCGCGTGAACATGGTGCCCTTCACCTACCAGCAGCTGGACGTTTTTAAGCGCAAGCTGGACGAG TTCTACCCACAGGGCTACCCCGAGTCCCTGACCCAGAACCTGAGCTACTTCTTCCTCGAGCTCAGCCCCGCGGACATCCGCAAGTGGAACGTGACATCGTTGGAAACCGTGAAATCTCTTCTTCAAGTCAGCAAAGGGCAGAAGAGGGACGCTCAG GTGGCTGCCCTGATCGCCCGCTATGTGGCGGGAGGGGGCGAGCTGGACCAGGCCACCCTGGACATGCTGGCCACCTTCAGGCCCGCATACCTGTGTTTCCTCAGTCTGGAGCAGCTGCGCTCCGTGCAGCACAGCGTCCTTTG GGCAGCTGGGCCCCAGGACCTGGATGCGTGCCGCCCTCTGCAGATGGCCGTCCTCTATCCCCGGGCCCGCACCGCCTTCCAGACTGTGAGTGGGCCTGAGTACTTCTCGAGGATCAAGCCCTTCCTGG GTGGGGCCTCCACAGAGGACCTGAGGGCTCTCAGTAGTCAGAAGGTGAACATGGACGTGGCCACATTCCAGAAGCTGCAGACAGAAGCTGTGCTG CCGCTGACCATTGCCGAGGTGCAAAACCTTCTGGGTCCAAACCTGGTGGGCCTGAAGGCGGAGCAAGAGAGGAGCCCCGTGCGGGACTGGATAGTCCGGCAGCAGCAGGATGACCTGGACAGTCTGGGCTTGGGGCTGCACGGTGGCCTCCCCAATGGCTACCTGGTCATGGACCTCAGGCTCCGAG AGGCCCTCTCAGGGGGCGCCCGCCTTGTGGGACCCAGAACAGTGCTCACTGCGATCCCCACTCTGCTCCTGGCTCTGATCCCCAAGTGA
- the LOC116580454 gene encoding mesothelin-like isoform X1, whose translation MPACRGPSGDQTMAMRTAQPAWGSWGTSAGGSLLLLLLSLGWAFPSRAQAADLRLGVMTSWLQGTSQVLSWWRPELSVVLSRDRRDTDSKVCPPSRKAHVIDENLVFYEEWELEACVDGALVAAQMDRVNMVPFTYQQLDVFKRKLDEFYPQGYPESLTQNLSYFFLELSPADIRKWNVTSLETVKSLLQVSKGQKRDAQVAALIARYVAGGGELDQATLDMLATFRPAYLCFLSLEQLRSVQHSVLWAAGPQDLDACRPLQMAVLYPRARTAFQTVSGPEYFSRIKPFLGGASTEDLRALSSQKVNMDVATFQKLQTEAVLPLTIAEVQNLLGPNLVGLKAEQERSPVRDWIVRQQQDDLDSLGLGLHGGLPNGYLVMDLRLREALSGGARLVGPRTVLTAIPTLLLALIPK comes from the exons ACTATGGCCATGCGAACCGCCCAGCCCGCCTGGGGGTCCTGGGGCACCTCCGCCGGCGgcagcctcctgctcctgcttctcAGCCTCG ggtGGGCATTTCCTTCCAGGGCCCAGGCTGCAGACTTGAGACTG GGTGTCATGACCTCATGGCTGCAGGGTACCTCCCAGGTCTTGTCCTGGTGGCGACCTGAGCTATCTGTCGTCCTCTCGCGGGACCGGAGGGACACAGACA GCAAGGTCTGCCCGCCCTCGAGGAAGGCCCACGTGATAGATGAAAACCTTGTCTTCTACGAGGAGTGGGAGCTGGAGGCCTGTGTGGATGGGGCCCTGGTGGCCGCTCAGATGGACCGCGTGAACATGGTGCCCTTCACCTACCAGCAGCTGGACGTTTTTAAGCGCAAGCTGGACGAG TTCTACCCACAGGGCTACCCCGAGTCCCTGACCCAGAACCTGAGCTACTTCTTCCTCGAGCTCAGCCCCGCGGACATCCGCAAGTGGAACGTGACATCGTTGGAAACCGTGAAATCTCTTCTTCAAGTCAGCAAAGGGCAGAAGAGGGACGCTCAG GTGGCTGCCCTGATCGCCCGCTATGTGGCGGGAGGGGGCGAGCTGGACCAGGCCACCCTGGACATGCTGGCCACCTTCAGGCCCGCATACCTGTGTTTCCTCAGTCTGGAGCAGCTGCGCTCCGTGCAGCACAGCGTCCTTTG GGCAGCTGGGCCCCAGGACCTGGATGCGTGCCGCCCTCTGCAGATGGCCGTCCTCTATCCCCGGGCCCGCACCGCCTTCCAGACTGTGAGTGGGCCTGAGTACTTCTCGAGGATCAAGCCCTTCCTGG GTGGGGCCTCCACAGAGGACCTGAGGGCTCTCAGTAGTCAGAAGGTGAACATGGACGTGGCCACATTCCAGAAGCTGCAGACAGAAGCTGTGCTG CCGCTGACCATTGCCGAGGTGCAAAACCTTCTGGGTCCAAACCTGGTGGGCCTGAAGGCGGAGCAAGAGAGGAGCCCCGTGCGGGACTGGATAGTCCGGCAGCAGCAGGATGACCTGGACAGTCTGGGCTTGGGGCTGCACGGTGGCCTCCCCAATGGCTACCTGGTCATGGACCTCAGGCTCCGAG AGGCCCTCTCAGGGGGCGCCCGCCTTGTGGGACCCAGAACAGTGCTCACTGCGATCCCCACTCTGCTCCTGGCTCTGATCCCCAAGTGA